A genomic region of Zea mays cultivar B73 chromosome 6, Zm-B73-REFERENCE-NAM-5.0, whole genome shotgun sequence contains the following coding sequences:
- the LOC100272700 gene encoding putative leucine-rich repeat receptor-like protein kinase family protein isoform X1, whose amino-acid sequence MPCTAARQHSSLCCCWGWAGPWLSFVGRQAGTRWIIFCLLLLLLPLPLPAFIFVAGPSPICQRQQQTQLRAGSPLDSRSSTSSPILLHPSTALEKKRKVKGAPLIAIVPHFARSLSLSLSLYRRHSPTNKCVCSEKETLLASSAELAGRQLHHPIQRGASSALRTRPPMALVLLLLLPIFLLSSSSCLVLAIPTLASQAATLLSLKDSFSPPLPPQLRSWTLANYASLCSSWPGVACSNRTVVSLDISGYNLSGTLPPAIADLAGLRFFSAAANSFSGDIPPAIAALRDLRHLNLSNNQFNGTLDALDFSAMHSLQVLDLYDNDLAGALPTLLPAAAGLRHLDLGGNFFSGTIPPSFGRFPAIQFLSLAGNSLSGDIPPDLANLSTLRHLFLGYFNRFDGGIPAELGRLTSLVHLDLANCGLQGPIPASLGDLTGLDTLYLQTNQLNGTIPPSLGNLTGLRFLDVSNNALTGEIPPELAALRELRLLNMFINRFRGGVPDFLGDLRSLQVLKLWQNNFTGAIPAALGRAAPLREVDLSTNRLTGEVPRWLCARGQLEILILLDNFLFGPVPEGLGACPTLTRVRLGQNYLTGPLPRGFLYLPALTTVELQGNYLTGRLEEDGSGGGGSSSSRLSLLNLSSNRFNGSLPASMGNFSWLQTLLLGGNQLGGQIPRQVGRLKRLLKLDLSGNKLTGAVPGEVGECTSLTYLDLSGNRLSGAIPVRLVQIKVLNYLNVSWNMLSGSIPRELGGMKSLTAADFSHNELSGRVPESGQFAYLNGSSFVGNPGLVVVNPKQQVMGGGPGILGGAGTQDERGSSSSSAVMGRLKLLLAAVGLLGFSVAFAAAAVATTRSAAMLRRRRRSSSWRWRMTAFQQVSFGCEDVVRCVKENCVVGRGGAGVVYRGTMPGGECVAVKRIVSAEGGGFQAEVETLGGIRHRHIVRLLAFCSGPEAKLLVYEYMVNGSLGEALHRAGADDGGGGVVLSWASRLRVATEAAKGLCYLHHDCSPPILHRDVKSNNILLDARMEAHVADFGLAKFLGGSGASECMSAVAGSYGYIAPEKEGTKNGDPRKQANQKDIK is encoded by the exons ATGCCATGCACCGCTGCACGCCAACATTCTTCcctctgctgctgctggggctggGCTGGGCCTTGGCTTTCTTTtgtaggcaggcaggcaggcactcgatggatcatcttttgccttTTGCTTTTGCTTTTGCCTTTGCCTTTGCCTGCTTTTATATTTGTCGCGGGTCCTTCTCCTATCTGCCAACGGCAGCAGCAGACACAGCTGAGAGCTGGATCACCTCTCGATTCCAGGAGCAGTACGTCGTCTCCTATTCTACTCCATCCATCCACCGCCCTTGAAAAGAAGAGAAAGGTCAAAGGAGCACCGCTGATCGCGATCGTACCTCACTtcgcgcgctctctctctctctccctctctctctaccGCCGCCATTCACCTACCAACAAGTGCGTGTGTAGTGAGAAAGAAACCTTATTGGCTAGCTCAGCTGAGCTCGCCGGCCGGCAGCTTCACCATCCAATACAGCGAGGAGCAAGCTCTGCTCTCCGAACCCGGCCACCCATGgctctcgtcctcctcctcctcctgcccATCTTCCTTCTCTCATCGTCTTCCTGCCTCGTCCTCGCCATTCCAACGCTAGCCAGCCAGGCTGCCACCCTGCTCTCCCTCAAGGACTCTTTCTCGCCTCCGCTCCCGCCGCAGCTGCGCAGCTGGACCCTCGCCAACTATGCCTCGCTCTGCTCCTCATGGCCCGGCGTCGCCTGCAGCAACCGCACCGTCGTCTCGCTCGACATCTCCGGCTACAACCtctccggcacgctgccccccgctATCGCCGACCTCGCTGGCCTCCGTTTCTTCTCCGCCGCCGCCAACTCCTTCTCCGGAGACATTCCGCCCGCCATCGCCGCCCTCCGCGACCTCCGCCACCTCAACCTCTCCAACAACCAGTTCAACGGCACCCTGGACGCCCTCGACTTCTCCGCGATGCACAGCCTCCAGGTGCTCGACCTCTACGACAACGACCTCGCCGGCGCACTTCCCACCCTCCTCCCCGCGGCCGCGGGCCTCCGCCACCTCGACCTCGGCGGGAACTTCTTCTCCGGCACCATTCCACCCAGCTTCGGCCGCTTCCCCGCCATCCAGTTCCTCTCCCTCGCCGGCAACAGCCTCTCCGGGGACATCCCGCCCGACCTCGCCAACCTCTCCACGCTGCGCCACCTCTTCCTCGGCTACTTCAACCGCTTCGACGGCGGCATCCCGGCGGAGCTCGGCAGGCTCACCAGCCTCGTCCACCTCGACCTCGCCAACTGTGGCCTGCAGGGCCCCATCCCGGCTTCGCTCggcgacctcaccgggctggacaCGCTCTACCTGCAGACGAACCAGCTGAACGGCACCATCCCGCCGTCGCTGGGCAACCTCACCGGCCTTAGGTTCCTCGACGTCTCCAACAACGCGCTCACGGGGGAGATCCCTCCCGAGCTCGCCGCGCTCAGGGAACTCAGGCTGCTGAACATGTTCATCAACCGGTTCCGCGGCGGCGTCCCGGACTTCCTGGGCGACCTCCGCTCCCTGCAGGTCCTCAAGCTGTGGCAGAACAACTTCACGGGCGCCATCCCCGCGGCGCTCGGCCGCGCCGCGCCGCTCCGGGAGGTGGACCTGTCCACGAACCGGCTGACGGGGGAGGTGCCCCGCTGGCTGTGCGCGCGCGGGCAGCTGGAGATCCTCATCCTCCTCGACAACTTCCTCTTCGGGCCGGTGCCGGAGGGGCTGGGCGCCTGCCCGACGCTCACGCGGGTGAGGCTGGGCCAGAACTACCTCACGGGGCCGCTCCCGCGCGGCTTCCTCTACCTGCCGGCGCTCACCACCGTGGAGCTGCAGGGCAACTACCTGACGGGACGGCTGGAGGAggacggcagcggcggcggcggcagcagcagcagcaggctgtCGCTGCTGAACCTGTCGAGCAACCGCTTCAACGGATCGCTGCCGGCATCCATGGGCAACTTCTCGTGGCTGCAGACGCTCCTCCTCGGTGGCAACCAGCTGGGCGGGCAGATCCCGCGGCAGGTCGGGCGCCTGAAGCGGCTGCTGAAGCTGGACCTGAGCGGCAACAAGCTGACGGGGGCGGTGCCCGGCGAGGTGGGCGAGTGCACGTCGCTGACGTACCTGGACCTGAGCGGCAACCGTCTGTCCGGCGCGATCCCCGTGCGGCTGGTGCAGATCAAGGTGCTCAACTACCTGAACGTGTCGTGGAACATGCTGAGCGGCAGCATCCCGCGGGAGCTGGGCGGCATGAAGAGCCTGACCGCCGCCGACTTCTCGCACAACGAGCTGTCCGGGCGCGTGCCGGAGAGCGGGCAGTTCGCCTACTTGAACGGGTCGTCGTTCGTGGGCAACCCGGGGCTGGTGGTGGTGAATCCGAAGCAGCAGGTGATGGGAGGAGGGCCGGGGATCCTCGGCGGCGCGGGGACGCAGGATGAACGTGGCTCTTCTTCGTCGTCGGCGGTGATGGGGCGCCTGAAGCTGCTGCTTGCGGCGGTGGGCCTCCTTGGGTTCTCCGTGGCGTTCGCGGCGGCTGCCGTGGCGACGACGCGTTCCGCCGCCATGCTCCGGCGCCGGCGTCGGTCTTCGTCGTGGCGGTGGCGCATGACGGCGTTCCAGCAGGTGTCTTTCGGGTGCGAGGACGTGGTGCGGTGCGTGAAGGAGAACTGCGTGGTGGGGCGCGGCGGGGCCGGGGTGGTGTACCGCGGGACGATGCCCGGCGGGGAGTGCGTGGCGGTGAAGCGGATCGTGTCGGCGGAGGGCGGCGGGTTCCAGGCGGAGGTGGAGACGCTGGGTGGGATCCGGCACCGGCACATCGTGCGGCTGCTGGCCTTCTGCTCGGGGCCCGAGGCGAAGCTGCTGGTGTACGAGTACATGGTGAACGGCAGCCTCGGGGAGGCGCTGCACCGCGCTGGCGCTGATGATGGCGGCGGCGGTGTGGTGCTGTCGTGGGCGTCGCGTCTCCGCGTGGCGACGGAGGCTGCCAAGGGGCTGTGCTACCTGCACCACGACTGCTCGCCGCCGATCCTGCACCGGGACGTCAAGTCCAACAACATCCTGCTGGACGcgcgcatggaggcccacgtggcggACTTCGGGCTGGCCAAGTTCCTGGGCGGCAGCGGCGCCTCCGAGTGCATGTCCGCCGTCGCAGGATCATACGGCTACATCGCACCAG AGAAAGAGGGAACGAAAAATGGTGATCCAAGGAAGCAAGCTAATCAGAAAGATATCAAGTGA
- the LOC100272700 gene encoding putative leucine-rich repeat receptor-like protein kinase family protein, with protein MPCTAARQHSSLCCCWGWAGPWLSFVGRQAGTRWIIFCLLLLLLPLPLPAFIFVAGPSPICQRQQQTQLRAGSPLDSRSSTSSPILLHPSTALEKKRKVKGAPLIAIVPHFARSLSLSLSLYRRHSPTNKCVCSEKETLLASSAELAGRQLHHPIQRGASSALRTRPPMALVLLLLLPIFLLSSSSCLVLAIPTLASQAATLLSLKDSFSPPLPPQLRSWTLANYASLCSSWPGVACSNRTVVSLDISGYNLSGTLPPAIADLAGLRFFSAAANSFSGDIPPAIAALRDLRHLNLSNNQFNGTLDALDFSAMHSLQVLDLYDNDLAGALPTLLPAAAGLRHLDLGGNFFSGTIPPSFGRFPAIQFLSLAGNSLSGDIPPDLANLSTLRHLFLGYFNRFDGGIPAELGRLTSLVHLDLANCGLQGPIPASLGDLTGLDTLYLQTNQLNGTIPPSLGNLTGLRFLDVSNNALTGEIPPELAALRELRLLNMFINRFRGGVPDFLGDLRSLQVLKLWQNNFTGAIPAALGRAAPLREVDLSTNRLTGEVPRWLCARGQLEILILLDNFLFGPVPEGLGACPTLTRVRLGQNYLTGPLPRGFLYLPALTTVELQGNYLTGRLEEDGSGGGGSSSSRLSLLNLSSNRFNGSLPASMGNFSWLQTLLLGGNQLGGQIPRQVGRLKRLLKLDLSGNKLTGAVPGEVGECTSLTYLDLSGNRLSGAIPVRLVQIKVLNYLNVSWNMLSGSIPRELGGMKSLTAADFSHNELSGRVPESGQFAYLNGSSFVGNPGLVVVNPKQQVMGGGPGILGGAGTQDERGSSSSSAVMGRLKLLLAAVGLLGFSVAFAAAAVATTRSAAMLRRRRRSSSWRWRMTAFQQVSFGCEDVVRCVKENCVVGRGGAGVVYRGTMPGGECVAVKRIVSAEGGGFQAEVETLGGIRHRHIVRLLAFCSGPEAKLLVYEYMVNGSLGEALHRAGADDGGGGVVLSWASRLRVATEAAKGLCYLHHDCSPPILHRDVKSNNILLDARMEAHVADFGLAKFLGGSGASECMSAVAGSYGYIAPEYAYTLKVDEKSDVYSFGVVLLELITGLKPVGEHLGDDAVDLVQWARARSSAGGGVLALLDPRLGGDVPVAEAAHVLFVSMLCVQEHSVERPTMREVVQMLQQARHQPS; from the exons ATGCCATGCACCGCTGCACGCCAACATTCTTCcctctgctgctgctggggctggGCTGGGCCTTGGCTTTCTTTtgtaggcaggcaggcaggcactcgatggatcatcttttgccttTTGCTTTTGCTTTTGCCTTTGCCTTTGCCTGCTTTTATATTTGTCGCGGGTCCTTCTCCTATCTGCCAACGGCAGCAGCAGACACAGCTGAGAGCTGGATCACCTCTCGATTCCAGGAGCAGTACGTCGTCTCCTATTCTACTCCATCCATCCACCGCCCTTGAAAAGAAGAGAAAGGTCAAAGGAGCACCGCTGATCGCGATCGTACCTCACTtcgcgcgctctctctctctctccctctctctctaccGCCGCCATTCACCTACCAACAAGTGCGTGTGTAGTGAGAAAGAAACCTTATTGGCTAGCTCAGCTGAGCTCGCCGGCCGGCAGCTTCACCATCCAATACAGCGAGGAGCAAGCTCTGCTCTCCGAACCCGGCCACCCATGgctctcgtcctcctcctcctcctgcccATCTTCCTTCTCTCATCGTCTTCCTGCCTCGTCCTCGCCATTCCAACGCTAGCCAGCCAGGCTGCCACCCTGCTCTCCCTCAAGGACTCTTTCTCGCCTCCGCTCCCGCCGCAGCTGCGCAGCTGGACCCTCGCCAACTATGCCTCGCTCTGCTCCTCATGGCCCGGCGTCGCCTGCAGCAACCGCACCGTCGTCTCGCTCGACATCTCCGGCTACAACCtctccggcacgctgccccccgctATCGCCGACCTCGCTGGCCTCCGTTTCTTCTCCGCCGCCGCCAACTCCTTCTCCGGAGACATTCCGCCCGCCATCGCCGCCCTCCGCGACCTCCGCCACCTCAACCTCTCCAACAACCAGTTCAACGGCACCCTGGACGCCCTCGACTTCTCCGCGATGCACAGCCTCCAGGTGCTCGACCTCTACGACAACGACCTCGCCGGCGCACTTCCCACCCTCCTCCCCGCGGCCGCGGGCCTCCGCCACCTCGACCTCGGCGGGAACTTCTTCTCCGGCACCATTCCACCCAGCTTCGGCCGCTTCCCCGCCATCCAGTTCCTCTCCCTCGCCGGCAACAGCCTCTCCGGGGACATCCCGCCCGACCTCGCCAACCTCTCCACGCTGCGCCACCTCTTCCTCGGCTACTTCAACCGCTTCGACGGCGGCATCCCGGCGGAGCTCGGCAGGCTCACCAGCCTCGTCCACCTCGACCTCGCCAACTGTGGCCTGCAGGGCCCCATCCCGGCTTCGCTCggcgacctcaccgggctggacaCGCTCTACCTGCAGACGAACCAGCTGAACGGCACCATCCCGCCGTCGCTGGGCAACCTCACCGGCCTTAGGTTCCTCGACGTCTCCAACAACGCGCTCACGGGGGAGATCCCTCCCGAGCTCGCCGCGCTCAGGGAACTCAGGCTGCTGAACATGTTCATCAACCGGTTCCGCGGCGGCGTCCCGGACTTCCTGGGCGACCTCCGCTCCCTGCAGGTCCTCAAGCTGTGGCAGAACAACTTCACGGGCGCCATCCCCGCGGCGCTCGGCCGCGCCGCGCCGCTCCGGGAGGTGGACCTGTCCACGAACCGGCTGACGGGGGAGGTGCCCCGCTGGCTGTGCGCGCGCGGGCAGCTGGAGATCCTCATCCTCCTCGACAACTTCCTCTTCGGGCCGGTGCCGGAGGGGCTGGGCGCCTGCCCGACGCTCACGCGGGTGAGGCTGGGCCAGAACTACCTCACGGGGCCGCTCCCGCGCGGCTTCCTCTACCTGCCGGCGCTCACCACCGTGGAGCTGCAGGGCAACTACCTGACGGGACGGCTGGAGGAggacggcagcggcggcggcggcagcagcagcagcaggctgtCGCTGCTGAACCTGTCGAGCAACCGCTTCAACGGATCGCTGCCGGCATCCATGGGCAACTTCTCGTGGCTGCAGACGCTCCTCCTCGGTGGCAACCAGCTGGGCGGGCAGATCCCGCGGCAGGTCGGGCGCCTGAAGCGGCTGCTGAAGCTGGACCTGAGCGGCAACAAGCTGACGGGGGCGGTGCCCGGCGAGGTGGGCGAGTGCACGTCGCTGACGTACCTGGACCTGAGCGGCAACCGTCTGTCCGGCGCGATCCCCGTGCGGCTGGTGCAGATCAAGGTGCTCAACTACCTGAACGTGTCGTGGAACATGCTGAGCGGCAGCATCCCGCGGGAGCTGGGCGGCATGAAGAGCCTGACCGCCGCCGACTTCTCGCACAACGAGCTGTCCGGGCGCGTGCCGGAGAGCGGGCAGTTCGCCTACTTGAACGGGTCGTCGTTCGTGGGCAACCCGGGGCTGGTGGTGGTGAATCCGAAGCAGCAGGTGATGGGAGGAGGGCCGGGGATCCTCGGCGGCGCGGGGACGCAGGATGAACGTGGCTCTTCTTCGTCGTCGGCGGTGATGGGGCGCCTGAAGCTGCTGCTTGCGGCGGTGGGCCTCCTTGGGTTCTCCGTGGCGTTCGCGGCGGCTGCCGTGGCGACGACGCGTTCCGCCGCCATGCTCCGGCGCCGGCGTCGGTCTTCGTCGTGGCGGTGGCGCATGACGGCGTTCCAGCAGGTGTCTTTCGGGTGCGAGGACGTGGTGCGGTGCGTGAAGGAGAACTGCGTGGTGGGGCGCGGCGGGGCCGGGGTGGTGTACCGCGGGACGATGCCCGGCGGGGAGTGCGTGGCGGTGAAGCGGATCGTGTCGGCGGAGGGCGGCGGGTTCCAGGCGGAGGTGGAGACGCTGGGTGGGATCCGGCACCGGCACATCGTGCGGCTGCTGGCCTTCTGCTCGGGGCCCGAGGCGAAGCTGCTGGTGTACGAGTACATGGTGAACGGCAGCCTCGGGGAGGCGCTGCACCGCGCTGGCGCTGATGATGGCGGCGGCGGTGTGGTGCTGTCGTGGGCGTCGCGTCTCCGCGTGGCGACGGAGGCTGCCAAGGGGCTGTGCTACCTGCACCACGACTGCTCGCCGCCGATCCTGCACCGGGACGTCAAGTCCAACAACATCCTGCTGGACGcgcgcatggaggcccacgtggcggACTTCGGGCTGGCCAAGTTCCTGGGCGGCAGCGGCGCCTCCGAGTGCATGTCCGCCGTCGCAGGATCATACGGCTACATCGCACCAG agTACGCGTACACGCTCAAGGTGGACGAGAAGAGTGACGTGTACAGCTTCGGCGTGGTCCTGCTGGAGCTCATCACGGGGCTGAAGCCGGTGGGGGAGCACCTCGGCGACGACGCGGTGGACCTGGTGCAGTGGGCGCGCGCCCGGAGCTCTGCAGGGGGCGGCGTCCTGGCGCTGCTGGACCCTCGCCTCGGCGGCGACGTCCCGGTGGCGGAGGCGGCGCATGTGCTGTTCGTGTCGATGCTATGCGTGCAGGAGCACAGCGTGGAGCGCCCCACCATGCGCGAGGTCGTCCAGATGCTGCAGCAGGCACGGCACCAGCCTAGCTAG
- the LOC100276315 gene encoding uncharacterized protein LOC100276315, translated as MDDVYGRIEVFPQHFVPSKEAMETPDGLSTSKNSLDSPPSSCKRSWTPRRVKGAASILHLLSIPRIRWSTSNEDDDKIELSRAEVETLRTEIAGAEERESHLKARLENIDEVLRYARLSGYLYIRSRWTQLPGEPPILDDADVDDWLPRFVVLQGQCLYYYLKCTDLSPQESTLLCDVVEVGQLPDFVPEDEKTRYAFYLLTRQGLRFECSSTSEIQVDSWVRALSSDCKLQDGAGDDKMMNTRSSQVEAGSSW; from the exons ATGGATGATGTATATGGACGGATAGAGGTCTTCCCCCAACACTTTGTACCATCAAAAGAAGCTATGGAGACACCTGACGGTCTATCAACAAGTAAGAATAGCCTGGATAGTCCACCAAG TTCATGTAAGCGTTCCTGGACTCCAAGACGAGTTAAGGGAGCTGCATCCATTTTGCATTTATTGTCCATTCCCCGCATAAGATGGTCTACAAGCAATGAGGATGATGACAAG ATTgaattatctagagccgaagtagAAACTTTACGAACCGAAATAGCGGGTGCCGAGGAAAGGGAATCTCACTTAAAAGCTCG GTTGGAAAACATTGATGAAGTTTTGAGATATGCACGGCTTTCTGGCTATCTCTACATTAGAAGT CGATGGACCCAACTCCCTGGTGAACCACCTATATTAGATGATGCTGATGTGGATGACTGGCTTCCTCGCTTTGTTGTTCTACAAGGGCAGTGTTTATACTATTATCTGAAATGTACAG ATCTGAGCCCACAGGAATCTACACTCTTATGTGATGTTGTTGAAGTAGGGCAGCTTCCAGACTTTGTGCCAGAAGATGAAAAGACGAGATATGCGTTTTACCTGTTGACCCGTCAAGGGTTGAGGTTTGAATGCTCCAGTACCTCCGAAATACAG GTTGATTCATGGGTAAGAGCACTGTCAAGTGACTGCAAATTGCAGGATGGCGCTGGTGATGATAAGATGATGAATACGAGGAGTAGCCAAGTAGAAGCTGGGTCATCATGGTAG
- the LOC100276315 gene encoding uncharacterized protein isoform X1 gives METPDGLSTSKNSLDSPPSSCKRSWTPRRVKGAASILHLLSIPRIRWSTSNEDDDKIELSRAEVETLRTEIAGAEERESHLKARLENIDEVLRYARLSGYLYIRSRWTQLPGEPPILDDADVDDWLPRFVVLQGQCLYYYLKCTDLSPQESTLLCDVVEVGQLPDFVPEDEKTRYAFYLLTRQGLRFECSSTSEIQVDSWVRALSSDCKLQDGAGDDKMMNTRSSQVEAGSSW, from the exons ATGGAGACACCTGACGGTCTATCAACAAGTAAGAATAGCCTGGATAGTCCACCAAG TTCATGTAAGCGTTCCTGGACTCCAAGACGAGTTAAGGGAGCTGCATCCATTTTGCATTTATTGTCCATTCCCCGCATAAGATGGTCTACAAGCAATGAGGATGATGACAAG ATTgaattatctagagccgaagtagAAACTTTACGAACCGAAATAGCGGGTGCCGAGGAAAGGGAATCTCACTTAAAAGCTCG GTTGGAAAACATTGATGAAGTTTTGAGATATGCACGGCTTTCTGGCTATCTCTACATTAGAAGT CGATGGACCCAACTCCCTGGTGAACCACCTATATTAGATGATGCTGATGTGGATGACTGGCTTCCTCGCTTTGTTGTTCTACAAGGGCAGTGTTTATACTATTATCTGAAATGTACAG ATCTGAGCCCACAGGAATCTACACTCTTATGTGATGTTGTTGAAGTAGGGCAGCTTCCAGACTTTGTGCCAGAAGATGAAAAGACGAGATATGCGTTTTACCTGTTGACCCGTCAAGGGTTGAGGTTTGAATGCTCCAGTACCTCCGAAATACAG GTTGATTCATGGGTAAGAGCACTGTCAAGTGACTGCAAATTGCAGGATGGCGCTGGTGATGATAAGATGATGAATACGAGGAGTAGCCAAGTAGAAGCTGGGTCATCATGGTAG